CCTTTTCTTTTGTTCTACAATGAGAGAATATATTCTTATCAGCATTTTTAGGAGTAACTAAATACCATTCCTTGATTTTCGTATCACCCAATACTTTCTTTAGTTCGGAGCAATTTTTATCAAGTTTCTTTATATCATTTGTTATTTTTCCTCTTAGTGCTTTATATAATTCTTGTCCACTAATATCATTTTCTGGACAATAACACTGAAAAGCCTTACCTGAATTAAGAGTGAATCCTTCGATACCTAAATCACCATTTGCATCTGGCATTTTTTGATAATTTTCTTTCTTGTAAGAAATTTTAAAAGCCAGTTGACAAGTTTCCTCCCAAGTGTCTGGATTGAACTCACCGTAATTCGTTTTAAACATAGAATTGAATTCTTTTATATCTTTTTAACCTGGGAAAATATTTAAGGAATAGAAATTTTAAATTAATAGCGTCAATAATTATCCCAACCTATCCACCTATCCATTCCCTCCTGATACTGTAAATATCCTTCCAAGGCCACTACGTCATTATCTCGCTCTACTTTGAATTCTAATGGCTGGTTGTATATGTGACCGGCTTTCCAGGCTTTAAAACAGTCATGAAGGGCTTTTATGTCTTTATCTTCGGTCAAGTCCATATCAAGTGAGTATAATTGCTGTATCAATGGGATAATCTCTAATGCTGTACCGTTGTCGTAATGTATTAATGGCGAAAGTCTTAGTATATTATCCTGTGAATCCCGACCCGTAGTGGCTTTTAGGAACATCATTGCAATATAATTGGCCGTGTCTGGTGGTTGGTATAGGATGGTTTTGGCCTGATTGAGGACGGTATCTTTAAAGAAATTAAATTGTGAGGTCAATTTACCCAGGGCCCATTTCTTCCTCCTGAACCTAACCGCTGTTTGTTTCCTTTCCCAAAATTTTTTTTTGGTGTCGGCTGACATTAAAGAATTGCTGGTGCCGAGTGATACTACCCTAATATCCTTAAAATCTATCCCGAGCTTAAAGGCTTCTATGATTCCTGCTAAAACAGGATTATTGAAGCCGCCCAAAGCTCCATCCCAAAGTTCAAAGAAAATATCGCTTTTCTTAGCTTTAAAGCGCACAGGGAAATCGAAGTATTGTACCGGAGCATTAGAAGAGCCGTTGATGGCTTCCGTTAACTTAATCGAATCAAATTCCTTTTTGTTTGCACCGTACGACTTAAAGAATTTTGCGCGGTTGTTTAAGGCATCGTAGGTGCAGACCACAATTTTAAGGGACTCCTTACCTATCTTTGCCGGAATTTCGGTCATTTGTACCTCATGGATGTTTGGGAATAAATTTATAAAAGCTTCCTT
This portion of the Flavimarina sp. Hel_I_48 genome encodes:
- a CDS encoding patatin-like phospholipase family protein, with protein sequence MYKILSLDGGGSWALIQLLTLKDRYGNLSGHEILKKYDLVIANSGGSIVLAALAENYSLDEAMDLFQVKANRESIFYKNSFKDRYFPIDYLRALGIPFGPKYSSKKKKEAFINLFPNIHEVQMTEIPAKIGKESLKIVVCTYDALNNRAKFFKSYGANKKEFDSIKLTEAINGSSNAPVQYFDFPVRFKAKKSDIFFELWDGALGGFNNPVLAGIIEAFKLGIDFKDIRVVSLGTSNSLMSADTKKKFWERKQTAVRFRRKKWALGKLTSQFNFFKDTVLNQAKTILYQPPDTANYIAMMFLKATTGRDSQDNILRLSPLIHYDNGTALEIIPLIQQLYSLDMDLTEDKDIKALHDCFKAWKAGHIYNQPLEFKVERDNDVVALEGYLQYQEGMDRWIGWDNY